In the genome of Aridibaculum aurantiacum, one region contains:
- a CDS encoding MBL fold metallo-hydrolase — MKIIPLSEGSFTIDKTKVFVPYEEDQHQLNDRPTGSLLVEVQPFLVVTSKDVLLLDTGLGFSKNGSLQIHDNLRQHGYEPAHISKVLMTHLHKDHAGGVSFKDRLGHYSLAFPQAIYYVQRQELDYAFETGFPSFMTDEIDMLQNNSRVVLLEGDGTIDNYIRYQLTSGHSPFHQVFWIEEEGETIFFGGDEAPQLGQMRRSVIAKYDHDGRRANDLRKQWWEQGQQENWKFLFYHDVKRPVWPEEAVS, encoded by the coding sequence ATGAAGATCATCCCACTTTCTGAAGGCTCATTCACCATCGATAAAACCAAAGTTTTTGTTCCTTACGAAGAAGACCAGCACCAACTGAATGACAGACCTACTGGTAGCTTGCTGGTGGAGGTGCAGCCATTTTTAGTCGTTACCAGCAAAGACGTGCTGCTGTTGGATACTGGTCTTGGCTTTAGTAAAAATGGCAGCCTGCAAATACATGACAATCTTCGGCAGCATGGTTACGAGCCGGCGCATATTAGCAAGGTGCTGATGACCCACCTGCACAAGGATCATGCTGGCGGTGTTAGCTTCAAAGACCGGTTGGGACATTATTCTTTAGCCTTTCCACAAGCAATCTATTATGTGCAGCGGCAAGAGCTGGATTATGCTTTTGAAACAGGCTTCCCATCGTTCATGACAGATGAGATCGACATGCTGCAGAATAATTCGCGGGTGGTGCTTTTGGAGGGAGATGGCACTATAGATAATTATATCCGTTACCAGCTTACCAGTGGACATAGCCCTTTTCACCAGGTATTTTGGATAGAGGAAGAAGGTGAAACAATATTTTTTGGAGGTGATGAAGCGCCGCAACTCGGGCAAATGCGCCGTAGTGTAATTGCCAAATACGATCATGATGGGCGCAGGGCTAATGATCTTCGCAAGCAGTGGTGGGAGCAGGGGCAACAAGAAAATTGGAAGTTCCTCTTTTACCACGATGTAAAGCGGCCTGTATGGCCTGAGGAGGCTGTAAGTTAA
- a CDS encoding RNA polymerase sigma factor, with amino-acid sequence MHQDDRELLLQFKQPDQKEKAFTAIIKKYQEKLYWHIRRMVVVHDDANDVLQNVFIKVWNALGNFREDSQLYTWLYRIATNECLTFLEQQKRKAAASFDEMESGLSNKIRADEGFDANKLEWKLQLAIQQLPEKQRIVFMLRYYDEMPYEEMSRVLETSEGALKASYHHAAKKIEDFILNR; translated from the coding sequence ATGCATCAAGACGATCGCGAGCTTCTTCTACAGTTTAAACAACCAGATCAGAAAGAAAAGGCTTTTACTGCTATCATAAAAAAATACCAGGAAAAGCTTTACTGGCATATACGCCGGATGGTAGTTGTTCATGATGATGCTAATGATGTTCTCCAAAATGTTTTCATAAAGGTTTGGAATGCACTCGGCAACTTTAGAGAGGACAGCCAGTTGTACACATGGCTTTACCGCATTGCTACCAACGAATGCTTAACATTCCTGGAGCAGCAGAAGCGGAAAGCCGCAGCCAGTTTTGATGAAATGGAGAGTGGACTGAGCAATAAAATAAGGGCAGACGAAGGTTTTGATGCGAATAAATTAGAGTGGAAACTGCAACTGGCCATTCAGCAACTACCTGAAAAGCAACGAATTGTTTTTATGCTACGCTATTACGACGAAATGCCGTACGAGGAAATGAGTCGAGTATTAGAAACCAGCGAAGGAGCTTTGAAAGCCAGCTACCATCATGCAGCCAAGAAAATTGAGGATTTTATTCTCAATCGTTAA
- the galE gene encoding UDP-glucose 4-epimerase GalE — MGKILVTGGCGYIGSHTIVDLLENRYDVISIDDNSRSTSYLLDGIEKITGKKVKNYKVDLKDYNDTRAVFQENEDINGIIHFAAYKAVGESVEQPLMYYENNMFSLINLLKCVQEFEIPHFVFSSSCTVYGNPDSIPVTEESPIKKAESPYGATKQMGEEVVQNTVKVSSAKAILLRYFNPVGAHPSGHIGELPLGRPANLVPAITQTAIGKLPQMQVFGSDYDTRDGSNIRDYIHVSDIAHAHTLAIRYLEEGRNKTNCDIFNLGTGNGVTVLEAIKAFEEVSGQKLNYQVGPRRPGDVVAIYANNNLACTALGWEIKYDLKEMMRTAWAWELKVKEDEKIIKSQQFQLN, encoded by the coding sequence ATGGGAAAAATATTGGTAACGGGTGGCTGTGGATATATCGGGTCGCATACTATTGTAGACCTCTTAGAGAATAGATATGATGTCATTTCTATAGATGATAATTCGCGTAGTACTTCTTACCTGCTCGATGGTATAGAAAAGATCACGGGCAAAAAAGTAAAGAATTATAAGGTTGACCTGAAAGATTATAATGATACACGTGCTGTTTTCCAGGAAAACGAGGACATCAACGGCATCATTCATTTTGCTGCGTATAAAGCAGTTGGTGAGTCTGTAGAACAACCTTTGATGTACTACGAAAACAACATGTTTTCGCTTATCAACCTGCTAAAATGTGTGCAGGAATTCGAGATCCCGCACTTTGTTTTTTCATCTTCCTGTACTGTTTATGGTAATCCAGATAGCATACCTGTAACTGAGGAGTCGCCTATTAAGAAAGCAGAATCACCTTATGGTGCCACTAAGCAAATGGGTGAAGAAGTGGTTCAGAATACAGTAAAAGTTTCTAGTGCTAAAGCTATCCTACTCCGTTATTTTAATCCTGTTGGAGCACATCCATCTGGTCACATCGGTGAACTTCCGTTAGGAAGACCGGCTAATCTTGTTCCTGCCATCACACAAACTGCCATAGGCAAACTTCCGCAAATGCAGGTTTTTGGCAGCGACTACGACACCCGCGATGGCAGCAACATCCGCGATTACATTCACGTTAGTGATATTGCACACGCACATACTTTAGCTATTCGCTACCTGGAAGAAGGAAGAAACAAAACCAACTGCGATATCTTTAACTTAGGCACCGGTAATGGGGTAACTGTTTTGGAAGCAATCAAAGCTTTTGAAGAAGTAAGCGGGCAGAAACTAAATTACCAGGTAGGACCACGCCGTCCAGGCGATGTGGTAGCCATTTATGCCAACAACAATCTTGCATGTACCGCTTTAGGTTGGGAAATAAAATACGACCTGAAAGAAATGATGCGGACAGCTTGGGCATGGGAGCTAAAAGTGAAGGAAGATGAGAAGATCATCAAGAGCCAGCAGTTCCAATTGAACTAA
- a CDS encoding inorganic phosphate transporter, with the protein MTTLLIIIIIFSFIFDYINGFHDAANSIATIVSTKVLTPFQAVCWAAFFNFSAYFVSKYIIGEFKIGNTISKSVTLQEGDPIALYVILSGLIAAIAWNLITWWFGIPSSSSHTLIGGFMGAAVAHYGTFAVIVSAKVLPIILFIFLAPLIGMVIAFIITIIIVHISKRSNPYRAERWFKRLQLVSSAAFSLGHGGNDAQKVMGIIGAAMIASGYINEFSETPSWVPISCFLAIGAGTMSGGWKIVKTMGTRITKVTPLEGVSAETAGAMTLYIAEHFGIPVSTTHSITGSIIGVGATKRLSAVRWGVTISLLWAWIITIPISALMAALLLYIIKFFVTP; encoded by the coding sequence ATGACAACGCTTCTTATTATCATCATTATATTTTCGTTCATTTTCGACTATATCAATGGTTTCCACGATGCAGCTAACTCAATTGCAACCATCGTTTCTACTAAAGTACTTACCCCTTTCCAGGCTGTTTGTTGGGCCGCCTTCTTCAACTTCTCGGCATATTTTGTTTCAAAATATATCATAGGAGAATTCAAGATCGGGAATACAATTTCTAAATCAGTAACCCTACAGGAAGGAGATCCTATAGCGCTTTATGTAATTCTTTCAGGATTGATAGCAGCCATCGCATGGAACCTGATTACCTGGTGGTTTGGTATTCCTTCCAGCTCTTCCCACACTTTAATAGGTGGATTCATGGGAGCTGCGGTAGCACATTATGGCACTTTTGCAGTAATTGTTTCAGCCAAAGTTTTACCCATCATCCTGTTCATCTTTTTAGCACCGCTCATTGGGATGGTGATTGCTTTTATTATTACTATTATTATTGTACACATAAGCAAACGCTCAAATCCTTACCGGGCAGAACGATGGTTTAAGCGATTACAGCTGGTATCGTCAGCGGCTTTCAGTTTAGGTCATGGAGGTAATGATGCGCAAAAAGTTATGGGTATTATAGGTGCGGCAATGATAGCCAGTGGTTATATAAACGAGTTCTCCGAAACACCTTCTTGGGTTCCTATCTCATGTTTCCTGGCAATTGGTGCTGGTACCATGAGCGGAGGTTGGAAGATTGTAAAAACAATGGGTACACGTATCACCAAAGTAACGCCACTAGAAGGTGTGAGTGCAGAAACAGCCGGCGCGATGACTCTTTATATAGCAGAACATTTTGGTATTCCTGTTAGTACCACCCACTCTATCACCGGTTCTATTATTGGTGTGGGCGCTACCAAGCGTTTATCAGCGGTGCGTTGGGGTGTTACTATCAGCTTACTTTGGGCATGGATCATCACTATACCTATCAGTGCTTTAATGGCGGCTCTCTTGCTATACATTATAAAATTCTTCGTCACCCCGTAA
- a CDS encoding DUF47 domain-containing protein yields the protein MGLNSFGKLFMPKNQIFYKLFEDVGVTVSKMGRVLKQLVNEPDINRRAQLTSQLEDLEHENDDHTHKLFTELGRNFITPFDREDIHYLASALDDIADYIYASAKKINFYRVNPNDTGIQKMAELIEQATIHVASAVSELRNMKNLRQITEALVRVNDIENQADDIFDLSIEKLFNEENDFKEVIKKREIYQVMEIATDKCEDAANVIESIIVKYA from the coding sequence ATGGGACTTAATTCGTTTGGGAAGTTGTTTATGCCCAAGAACCAGATCTTCTATAAACTGTTTGAAGATGTAGGTGTAACGGTTAGCAAGATGGGAAGGGTTTTGAAGCAATTGGTGAATGAACCAGATATAAATAGAAGAGCTCAACTAACATCGCAATTAGAGGACCTGGAGCATGAGAATGATGACCATACGCACAAGCTTTTTACTGAACTTGGCAGAAACTTCATTACGCCTTTCGATCGTGAAGACATCCACTACCTGGCATCAGCGCTTGATGATATAGCAGACTATATATATGCCTCTGCCAAAAAGATAAACTTCTACCGGGTTAATCCTAATGATACAGGAATTCAAAAAATGGCGGAACTGATAGAGCAGGCTACTATCCACGTGGCCAGTGCAGTATCTGAGCTTCGCAATATGAAGAACCTTCGCCAGATAACAGAAGCTTTGGTAAGGGTGAATGATATAGAGAACCAGGCTGATGATATTTTTGACCTAAGTATTGAAAAACTCTTCAATGAAGAGAACGATTTCAAAGAAGTGATCAAGAAAAGAGAGATCTACCAGGTAATGGAGATAGCTACTGATAAATGTGAAGATGCGGCCAATGTAATTGAGTCAATCATTGTTAAATACGCTTAA
- a CDS encoding outer membrane beta-barrel protein, with the protein MKRFTLSLLLCSLFTFSFAQTTVLHGKISNESNDPLSGATIKIEGGKSTAADVEGRFTFRLNPGTYSLVISRVGYTAKTIADVVVKANTENVVDVVLDLNKSNVETVTVRSSIRRESTNALIAFQKNNSSMSSGLAADFIRRTPDKNTGEVLKRVSGASIQDNKFVVVRGLSDRYNQAMINNALMPSSEPDKKAFSFDLIPAAMIDNIIINKTATPDLPGEFAGGLIQVNTRDIPTRNVLTVGVSLGYNSQSTFKPFTSNPRNSTDWLGFDNGNRQLPSAVPSIEEFRSLTSAQKIELTKQFRGDVYQEVTTTALPITTLNLTWSNTNNFKNGGKFGTIISAYHRNSMVMYDDVERGRYEFVRTPIFSGTETQNRYSVNAGVLANFSYVKGGHKISFRNLFNQFYEDNYFTRELNNVGRLQIVSLRSSFVNQRCLYSGQLEGEHQLTSSGIKFLWNGNFSYNNKSQPDFRTAQYVRGSDNPNSHFELDDDDTRRFFSNLNDYSTGGNVALTVPVQIGDYRQIVKVGGSTLLRIRDFNARVFRFRPASTASDLTTPFDQAFLPKNINENGFYLDEQTQNTDRYFGVSALNSGYVMFDNKLNSKLRMIWGGRLEFFEQFLSSRDLSMKRIVVNNEKYDFLPSVNITYSINNKQQLRLAASKTIARPEFREIAPFQFFDYEQIWGISGDTTLRRTSIINGDIRYEFYPKAGELISVGLLYKKFTDPIELRMDAGSNGDRWLFSYANAGSATLLGAEVEIRKGLDFINHSLKNFTFMGNLTLLDSKVTLNTQQADGKNISVDRPLYGQSPYLVNAGLQYTNNGWNGSLLYNRIGPRLSLVGDPNGAGFFDIYEKPRNVVDIMVSKKVLKEKGELRLTVSDLLNNRYAFYDNPSGKAGYNYSQGDRINYAYRTGTTVTVGFTYDIERSRK; encoded by the coding sequence GTGAAACGTTTTACCCTCTCTCTTCTCTTGTGTTCATTGTTTACCTTCTCTTTTGCACAAACAACTGTATTGCACGGAAAGATCTCCAACGAATCAAATGATCCATTATCTGGGGCAACCATCAAAATTGAAGGTGGAAAATCAACTGCTGCGGACGTTGAAGGTCGTTTTACTTTCCGCTTGAATCCTGGTACTTATTCTTTAGTGATATCAAGGGTTGGTTATACAGCTAAGACCATTGCAGATGTGGTAGTTAAAGCAAATACTGAAAACGTAGTAGATGTTGTATTGGATCTGAATAAATCAAATGTAGAAACTGTTACCGTTCGATCTTCTATAAGGAGAGAAAGTACTAATGCACTTATCGCATTTCAGAAAAATAATTCTTCAATGTCTAGTGGCCTTGCTGCTGACTTCATTAGAAGAACACCAGATAAGAATACCGGCGAAGTATTGAAGCGTGTAAGTGGTGCCAGTATACAGGATAACAAATTTGTGGTAGTGCGTGGATTGAGTGACCGCTACAACCAGGCTATGATCAACAATGCATTGATGCCTAGTTCTGAGCCTGATAAAAAAGCTTTCTCTTTTGACCTTATTCCTGCTGCGATGATTGATAATATCATCATCAACAAAACAGCAACTCCTGATCTGCCTGGTGAATTTGCAGGTGGACTTATTCAAGTAAATACAAGAGATATTCCTACACGAAATGTTTTGACTGTAGGTGTTTCTTTGGGTTATAACTCTCAGTCTACTTTCAAGCCTTTTACAAGTAACCCACGTAACTCTACAGATTGGTTAGGTTTCGATAACGGTAACCGTCAGCTTCCTTCAGCTGTACCTTCTATTGAAGAGTTTCGTTCATTGACAAGTGCCCAGAAGATAGAACTGACAAAGCAATTCAGGGGTGATGTTTACCAGGAAGTAACCACTACTGCATTACCTATCACTACTCTTAATCTTACCTGGTCTAATACCAACAACTTTAAGAATGGTGGAAAGTTCGGTACAATCATCTCAGCATACCACCGCAATTCTATGGTAATGTATGATGATGTAGAAAGGGGCAGGTACGAGTTTGTAAGAACACCTATTTTCTCTGGTACTGAAACTCAAAACAGGTACTCTGTGAATGCAGGTGTACTTGCTAACTTCAGCTATGTAAAAGGTGGTCACAAAATATCTTTCAGAAACTTATTCAACCAGTTTTATGAAGACAACTACTTTACAAGAGAGTTGAATAACGTGGGTCGCTTACAGATCGTTTCGCTACGCTCTTCTTTTGTAAACCAAAGATGTTTGTATAGCGGCCAGTTAGAAGGTGAACACCAACTTACTTCTTCTGGTATCAAGTTCCTTTGGAATGGTAACTTCTCTTACAACAATAAATCACAACCTGATTTTCGCACAGCACAATATGTAAGAGGTTCAGATAATCCTAATTCACATTTTGAATTGGATGATGATGATACACGCAGGTTCTTCTCTAATTTAAATGATTATTCTACCGGTGGTAATGTAGCCTTGACTGTTCCAGTTCAGATAGGTGATTACAGGCAGATCGTAAAAGTTGGTGGTTCTACTTTGCTACGCATAAGAGATTTTAATGCAAGGGTTTTCCGCTTCAGGCCAGCCAGCACTGCAAGTGATCTTACTACTCCTTTCGACCAGGCTTTCTTGCCAAAGAACATAAACGAAAATGGTTTTTACCTTGATGAGCAAACACAAAATACTGACAGGTACTTCGGTGTTTCTGCACTCAATAGCGGCTATGTAATGTTCGACAATAAACTGAACAGCAAGCTGCGTATGATCTGGGGTGGACGTCTTGAATTCTTTGAGCAATTCTTGTCGAGCAGGGACCTGTCTATGAAGCGCATTGTAGTGAACAACGAGAAGTATGACTTCCTGCCTTCAGTGAACATCACTTATTCTATCAACAATAAGCAGCAGCTGCGCCTGGCGGCATCTAAAACCATTGCACGCCCAGAGTTCAGAGAGATTGCTCCATTCCAGTTCTTCGATTACGAGCAGATATGGGGTATAAGTGGAGACACCACTCTTAGAAGAACTTCTATCATCAACGGAGATATCAGGTACGAGTTTTATCCAAAGGCAGGTGAGTTGATCTCTGTTGGTCTGTTGTATAAGAAATTTACTGACCCAATCGAGCTTCGTATGGATGCAGGTAGTAATGGCGACCGTTGGTTGTTTAGCTACGCAAATGCTGGTAGCGCTACATTGTTAGGTGCTGAAGTTGAGATCAGGAAAGGTCTTGATTTTATCAACCACTCACTAAAGAACTTCACGTTCATGGGTAACCTTACTTTGTTGGACTCAAAGGTTACATTGAACACGCAGCAAGCAGATGGTAAAAACATTTCAGTTGATCGTCCGCTGTATGGCCAGTCACCTTACCTGGTAAATGCAGGATTACAATACACTAACAACGGCTGGAACGGTAGCCTGCTTTACAACCGCATAGGACCACGTCTTTCATTGGTGGGAGATCCTAATGGTGCAGGTTTTTTCGATATCTATGAGAAGCCAAGAAACGTAGTTGACATCATGGTATCTAAAAAGGTACTGAAGGAAAAAGGAGAACTACGTTTAACAGTATCAGATCTACTTAACAACCGCTATGCTTTTTATGATAATCCATCGGGCAAAGCAGGTTATAATTATAGCCAGGGCGACAGGATCAACTATGCTTACCGCACAGGTACTACAGTTACCGTTGGCTTTACCTACGATATAGAACGTTCTAGAAAATAA
- a CDS encoding DNA topoisomerase IB: protein MTEDELIAQIPKRKIRSLLKDPEKSAEAVNLVYVSDCQPGISRVKKGSSFEYWYEGKQVKDEEDLLRIKRLVIPPAWEKVWICKHENGHLQVTGIDARGRKQYKYHPNWNILRNHTKFYRLYQFGLALPCMRVQMEKDLNLPGLPLEKVLATVVSLMERTNIRIGNEAYEKIYGSYGITTLKDKHVKISGHSLKFSFKGKKGVYHDIDIKSKRLASIVKKCQDIPGKELFQYIDEAGNRRSIDSGQVNDYIKSISGGDFTAKDFRTWSGTVQALLAFKSLGNSDTATATKKNIVSALDSVSQALGNTRTVCKKYYVHPIIISLYENNALDRYWKKLEEMQNDDGVAGLTAEEQLVMNILKNN, encoded by the coding sequence ATGACGGAAGATGAATTAATAGCACAGATTCCCAAACGGAAGATTAGGTCATTACTAAAAGATCCGGAAAAAAGTGCTGAAGCGGTTAACCTGGTATACGTAAGCGATTGCCAGCCAGGAATATCCAGGGTAAAAAAAGGAAGTTCTTTTGAATATTGGTACGAAGGAAAACAGGTTAAAGACGAGGAAGACTTACTTAGGATAAAACGGCTGGTTATACCACCAGCCTGGGAGAAAGTTTGGATCTGTAAACACGAAAATGGGCATCTGCAGGTTACTGGTATAGATGCACGTGGTCGTAAGCAATACAAGTATCATCCTAACTGGAACATACTGCGTAACCACACCAAATTTTATCGGTTATACCAGTTTGGACTTGCGCTACCGTGTATGCGGGTTCAAATGGAGAAAGATTTGAATTTACCAGGTTTGCCTTTAGAAAAAGTGTTAGCTACTGTTGTGAGCTTGATGGAGAGAACGAATATCAGGATAGGAAATGAGGCGTACGAAAAGATCTATGGTTCATATGGAATCACAACACTAAAGGATAAGCATGTAAAAATTTCAGGTCATTCGCTGAAGTTTTCTTTTAAAGGCAAAAAAGGTGTTTACCACGATATTGATATTAAGAGTAAACGCCTGGCTTCTATAGTTAAAAAGTGCCAGGATATTCCTGGAAAAGAGCTCTTTCAATATATAGATGAGGCAGGAAACAGGAGATCTATTGACTCAGGGCAAGTAAATGACTATATTAAGAGTATCAGTGGTGGAGATTTCACTGCCAAAGACTTTAGAACCTGGTCAGGAACTGTACAGGCACTGCTGGCATTTAAAAGCCTTGGTAACAGTGATACAGCCACTGCTACCAAAAAGAATATTGTATCGGCTTTAGACAGTGTATCGCAAGCATTGGGTAACACGCGTACAGTCTGTAAAAAATATTATGTACACCCGATCATAATTTCGCTTTACGAAAATAATGCATTGGACAGGTACTGGAAGAAGCTGGAAGAGATGCAAAACGATGATGGGGTTGCTGGCCTTACCGCTGAAGAGCAACTGGTGATGAATATTTTGAAAAACAACTAA